The Lacticaseibacillus rhamnosus DNA window GTCACTGCCGCACGCCGATCGTAAATCAGTCCGGCTTGGGGATGCTGGGCAAACACCACGCGTTCGTCATTAGAGAGCGCCGGTGCATACTCATACTCCTTGCCATGGTAGACATTGTTTTTAACAAAAGTCTTCATCTGGCGCAGTTCCTGATTCTTCTTTAACGTTATGGGCACATCCAGATTGGCCTGCAATTCCTGATAATCGCCTTCGCTAATGGAAACCTGCTGCTTCACCAGGTTCGTGTGTGCCGCGGTTAATGCTGAGTTGGCTTGACTTGCAAGATAATCGCCTTTGGGTGTCTTTTTGCTTAAACGTGGCAGCTTAATTTGATCGCGCGTAATGTCCGTGATGGTTGCCGCATCGCCACTTTTAATCGTTGCCAAGTCAACCTGCTGCGCCTGAAAATAGCTAATTCCCAGGAAAATATTCAGGCCGACAAACACAACTAGAAAGATCCATTCAATCCGTCGAAAATCCACAAAATCGCCTCCCTCAGCAAGCAGTTTATTAGCTTGTCAGTTAGTTAAAGATCCGTTATTGCGTTGGCTCAGATTCGCTCGCACTACTATCATCATTGCTCGGCGTCGCAGTCTGGCCACTAGCGGCATTGGCAGACGCATCGCTACTATGATTCAGCCAGCTTTGATAATCCCGATATTCGCCTTTCATCTCAACATAATAAGTCGGCTGCAAATCGACCACTTGCTGATCATTGCTGCTACCGGTCCACTGGTAACCAATCAGGATATCCGTAATCTGACTGGCACGATAGCCCGCAGCCACTAACTGATTCACCACGGTAGCAGTTGCCGGTAAGGTTTGTGCCGGTTGATTTGTAGGAATCGGCACTGTCAGATTGGTATTAGAGAAATTAATCTCCTGTGACGTCTGCGTATACCGAACAGTAACGTCGCCTTTTTGATCCACATTAAAGATCGGGAACCCTTGCGCATAGGTTTTATAAACCACTTCACCACGGCTGGCATCATATTGAAAATACCGCATACTAGCCAGGTTTGTCATCTGTAAATCGCTAAGTCCTTTGAAGGTTGCGTGCAGGAAATTAGTTAAGCCACTGTCAGGAAATGTTGCCGTATAGTTTTCAAATTCAATCGCACCAGTTCCCGAATCAGCGGTCATTCGTCGAGTTGAACCCGCAGTATAAAGCGTGATATCACCAATTTCACGTGCATCGACATTGCTGGCGGTTTTCGATGGCATTAGCAGGGAGACATAATAATTGGCACTTTGTTGATCCATCAGATAAGCATATGGCGGCAGTTTGATTGGCTGCGTAAAGAACGCAACTTCGTGATTGCCTAACCGCTTTTCTTCAATCGGAAAAGCGCGGGTAACCTGAGTCGTCACAAGCTTTTGGAGCTGATCCTGTGAGACGTTGGCTAACTTGGCTTCGTAAACCCTGCGCGTGGCATCGTTTATTAAGGTCAGTTTTTTAACCGCACCGTCTAAGTTCACCAAAACCCGATTAAAATGAAAATCAGAGGCTTTGATTTGATCTTGCTTGCTAAAAAACCACTGTTCAAACTGTTTAAAACTCATGACGTCTTGATAGATAAGTTGCAAGTTGCCATCTTGTTCAAGGTAAGTTTCATAATTAGCCGGCGAGACTTTGCCCACCGCTTTAACCTGCGTCATATGCCAATCCGCCATTGCTTGTTGAACTTCATGGCCGATATTGGCATTGGCTTTAAATAGCAGCTGCTTTTGACCACGATGCGTGTAATAAACTTGGTTAGGCAGGTAAACGTTGCCTTCCATTTTTTTAACATTCGGATCATTTTCGGTTGTTACCTGCACGTTCGATGTACTTCGGCGCTCCAGCCGCGATGGATTTCGCCAAATCAATGACGTAAAGACGAGGCTTAAAATAACCATGGCGATCAGACTCACGCGCAAAATCCAACTACTAAGCTTCATCCCAGTCATCTCCTCCATCGGTAATCGGTTCGTATGGCAGTGAGATATAGAATGTGCTGCCACGGCCTTCTTGTGAATCGACCCAAATGCGGCCATGTAAGGCTTCAACGACTTCTTTTGAAATCGCCAAGCCTAGACCGGTTCCGCCTTGTTTGCGGGAGCGTGCCTTATCAACGCGATAGAAGCGATCGAAAATTTTACCCAGATCCTGACGCGGAATTCCTAACCCTTGATCGCTGATGGACAAAATCACGTGGTCATGCGTCTGGAATAGGCGCGCGGTGATTACGCCGCCATCCGGACTATACTTAATTGCGTTATTCATGATGTTATCGATCACTTGCATGAACTTGTCTGTATCGATTTCAACCCAAAGATCTTCGTGGGTAATTTCCCGCTTAATCGAATAACGCTTCTTTTGGCCATCCGGCTGTGGCAACGGTTGTGCAGTCCGCGCCTCACCGGTGTGTTCGTTATCCGTCTTGAGCATCATGTCAAACCGATCCAACACATAGTTGAAGAACTCATTTAAATTGACGGTTTCAAGGTTGAACTTACTGGTACCGGAATCTAAACGCGACAGACTCAGCAAGTCGTTAATCATTCGAATCATCCGGTCAGTTTCCTCTTGCGTAACATTTAGAAACTGCGGTGCCAGCTTAGGATCTTTCCACGCACCATCACTTAACGCTTCAATATAACTGCGCACTGAAGTCAACGGTGTGCGCAATTCATGTGACACATTGGAAACAAATTCCTTACGATCGCGATCAATCTTTTGCTGCTCCGTTACGTCATGCAAAACCGCGACCAGTCCCGAAATAAAGCCGGTTTCGCGTTGGATCAAGCTAAAATCAACCCGCAAAATCAGATCATGATCAAGCTGCTCCGAAAAATCCAACAACAATTCAGTCTGGTGCTCAAGTAAGTCACGCAAGGTATAATCCTTGGCGATATTGAGTAACTTCAAAATCGAAACACCAATAACATCCTCATTCTTGGTATTGAGGAAACTCAACGCGGTCTGATTAATAATGATGACATTACCGCGACGATCAGTAGCAATCACGCCATCGGTCATATGCGCCAACACGCTATCCAACCGGCGCCGTTCCGCTTCGGAGGCTTCTTGGGCTTCTTCAACACGCACGCTTAGATTATTGACGGCGACTGCAAGCTGCCCAAGTTCATCCTGCCCGTAAATTCGAACCTGGCCGGAATAGTCACCACGAGCCATCCGAATCGCCTGTTTTTTCATTTCGTCAATCGGCCGGGTAATCGCGCGACTAATGACAATGGAAAGTAACGTACCCAATAAGCCAGCGACTAAACTGGAAATCAGAAAAATACCAACGATTTTATTAATACTATCGTAGGCTTGCTCCATTGATGCTGAAATGGCAATTGCGCCAATGACCGAATTATTGTCGCCGGTTGCGTTCGGATTCTTAATCGGCACAACTTTGTAATAAGTCGACCCTGTACGCTCCCGATATTCATATCCTTCGTATTGTTGGCCAGAGTACAACGTGTTTTTAATGTTGGAATTAGCTGACTTTTGGCCAACATTAGTCTGGGCATTAATATCACTGTCACCGCGAATCGTTCCTTTTGCGTCAATCACTTGTAGATCAGCCGAATTGGCAATATCTGCCTGACTCAAGGTGCTTTTAATATCGTCATTGGCATTGTCGGTATCGGTGCGCAACAAATCCGCGGCCAGCTTATCTTGAATATAGCTGTCCACGTTAACACTCGTCTTGAACTGTTCAATGTTTTGCTGCTCTAAGGTCTTAACAAAATAAGCCCCGATCATTTCCAGTGTCACGACCAGCAAAAGAATAAAGACGATCGCGATTTTAAAGTGAATTGACTGAAAGAAGCGAATCTTTTTATTCAACAGTGGTGCTCCTAATTATTCAGCGTCAGGATTTCGCAAATAATAGCCTACGCCGCGTCGGGTCACCAACCACTCAGGATGGGACGGATTGTCTTCGATCTTTTCGCGGAGGCGGCGAACCGTCACATCCACAGTCCGGACATCGCCAAAGTAGTCATAGCCCCAAACTGTCTGTAGCAGATGTTCGCGGGTCATAACCTGTCCCAAGTGGCGGGCAAGGTAATGCAGCAATTCAAACTCGCGGTGGGTTAATTCGATATTCTCACCGCGTTTGGATACCGTATATGCGTCCGGATGAATCGTTAAATCGCCAACTTCCAATTCACGATTGGCTTCGTCTTCCTCACTGCCGGCAGCATTGGCTGATGAGGTACGGCGCAAGTTAGCTTTCACCCGCGCAACAAGTTCTCGATTGGAAAACGGCTTGGTAACATAATCATCTGCCCCAAGCTCCAGTCCTAACACTTTATCAATTTCGGAATCCTTCGCCGTCAGCATAATAATCGGCGTGTCATGTTCTTTACGAATTTGTCGGGCAACTTCAAGCCCATCAATTTTCGGTAACATCAAATCAAGTAAAATCAAATCAGGTGATTCTGATTCGACTTTCTTCAAGGCTTCTTCGCCATCATATGCAGTGACGACATCATAGCCTTCTTTATCCAAATTAAACTTGACGATATCAGAGATAGGCTTCTCATCGTCAACGACCAAGATTTTTTTCGCCATCATCGGCCCTCCTTGGTTTAAGATACACTTCT harbors:
- a CDS encoding two-component system regulatory protein YycI translates to MDFRRIEWIFLVVFVGLNIFLGISYFQAQQVDLATIKSGDAATITDITRDQIKLPRLSKKTPKGDYLASQANSALTAAHTNLVKQQVSISEGDYQELQANLDVPITLKKNQELRQMKTFVKNNVYHGKEYEYAPALSNDERVVFAQHPQAGLIYDRRAAVTLHVSDNRLVSYTQTYLTKLNILRDHLSLMSEQDAVIALYRDNDIPNNSAIVSTQLAYSYLLDAKGSTVYVPAWYIGVKNRSTGNVTVKRVNAITRTVMKNRNDS
- a CDS encoding YycH family regulatory protein, producing MKLSSWILRVSLIAMVILSLVFTSLIWRNPSRLERRSTSNVQVTTENDPNVKKMEGNVYLPNQVYYTHRGQKQLLFKANANIGHEVQQAMADWHMTQVKAVGKVSPANYETYLEQDGNLQLIYQDVMSFKQFEQWFFSKQDQIKASDFHFNRVLVNLDGAVKKLTLINDATRRVYEAKLANVSQDQLQKLVTTQVTRAFPIEEKRLGNHEVAFFTQPIKLPPYAYLMDQQSANYYVSLLMPSKTASNVDAREIGDITLYTAGSTRRMTADSGTGAIEFENYTATFPDSGLTNFLHATFKGLSDLQMTNLASMRYFQYDASRGEVVYKTYAQGFPIFNVDQKGDVTVRYTQTSQEINFSNTNLTVPIPTNQPAQTLPATATVVNQLVAAGYRASQITDILIGYQWTGSSNDQQVVDLQPTYYVEMKGEYRDYQSWLNHSSDASANAASGQTATPSNDDSSASESEPTQ
- the walK gene encoding cell wall metabolism sensor histidine kinase WalK, which gives rise to MNKKIRFFQSIHFKIAIVFILLLVVTLEMIGAYFVKTLEQQNIEQFKTSVNVDSYIQDKLAADLLRTDTDNANDDIKSTLSQADIANSADLQVIDAKGTIRGDSDINAQTNVGQKSANSNIKNTLYSGQQYEGYEYRERTGSTYYKVVPIKNPNATGDNNSVIGAIAISASMEQAYDSINKIVGIFLISSLVAGLLGTLLSIVISRAITRPIDEMKKQAIRMARGDYSGQVRIYGQDELGQLAVAVNNLSVRVEEAQEASEAERRRLDSVLAHMTDGVIATDRRGNVIIINQTALSFLNTKNEDVIGVSILKLLNIAKDYTLRDLLEHQTELLLDFSEQLDHDLILRVDFSLIQRETGFISGLVAVLHDVTEQQKIDRDRKEFVSNVSHELRTPLTSVRSYIEALSDGAWKDPKLAPQFLNVTQEETDRMIRMINDLLSLSRLDSGTSKFNLETVNLNEFFNYVLDRFDMMLKTDNEHTGEARTAQPLPQPDGQKKRYSIKREITHEDLWVEIDTDKFMQVIDNIMNNAIKYSPDGGVITARLFQTHDHVILSISDQGLGIPRQDLGKIFDRFYRVDKARSRKQGGTGLGLAISKEVVEALHGRIWVDSQEGRGSTFYISLPYEPITDGGDDWDEA
- the yycF gene encoding response regulator YycF, whose product is MAKKILVVDDEKPISDIVKFNLDKEGYDVVTAYDGEEALKKVESESPDLILLDLMLPKIDGLEVARQIRKEHDTPIIMLTAKDSEIDKVLGLELGADDYVTKPFSNRELVARVKANLRRTSSANAAGSEEDEANRELEVGDLTIHPDAYTVSKRGENIELTHREFELLHYLARHLGQVMTREHLLQTVWGYDYFGDVRTVDVTVRRLREKIEDNPSHPEWLVTRRGVGYYLRNPDAE